From the Esox lucius isolate fEsoLuc1 chromosome 21, fEsoLuc1.pri, whole genome shotgun sequence genome, one window contains:
- the cebp1 gene encoding CCAAT/enhancer binding protein (C/EBP) 1 codes for MSGSQSSVIQEYSPTASAPFTTFSHTLTHATTTLALSPDTPVPLTNQIPQMEGIPYSQSLDAQGLVRTGGNRMAEQMMGLSYLSYAPCINPSSSEIAGQQSHMLQPDFSSFLLPHPPGPLRNHPLKRGLTKDSMEYRLRRERNNIAVRKSRDKARRRIQLTQQRALQLQEENYRLQVLIGQLTQELDTLKNILSQRHLRPRGETAAREEGC; via the exons ATGTCTGGATCTCAGTCTTCTGTGATTCAAGAGTACAGCCCCACTGCTTCTGCCCCATTCACAACCTTCAGTCACACTCTCACCCACGCTACTACAACCCTGGCGCTGAGCCCAGACACCCCGGTGCCCTTAACCAATCAGATTCCTCAGATGGAGGGGATTCCATACAGTCAGTCTTTGGACGCGCAGGGATTGGTCAGGACTGGCGGTAACAGAATGGCAGAGCAGATGATGGGATTGTCATATCTGTCCTACGCGCCTTGTATCAACCCATCTTCCTCTGAGATTGCAGGCCAACAGAGCCACATGCTGCAGCCA GACTTTTCTTCCTTCCTACTACCACATCCTCCTGGGCCCCTGCGAAATCACCCGCTGAAGAGGGGATTGACCAAGGACAGCATGGAGTATCGACTGCGGAGGGAAAGGAACAACATTGCCGTGAGGAAGAGCCGAGACAAGGCCAGGCGGCGCATACAGCTCACCCAGCAAAGGGCTCTGCAACTGCAGGAGGAGAACTATCGGCTGCAGGTTCTCATTGGGCAACTGACGCAGGAACTGGACACTCTCAAAAACATCCTGTCGCAGCGCCACCTACGGCCCAGGGGTGAGACTGCGGCCAGGGAGGAGGGCTGTTGA